The genomic DNA AATAAAATCTTTGTAGCTTTGCTACCAGTTCGTATCTCTACTCCTTTTGATCTTGCAGTTTTTTCTAAGGTGCTAAAAAGCATTTCTCCGACAGGGGCTCCTCCCTTTGGTCTATGAGCTCTATCTACACTAGCACCACCTAATCTTCCTACATCTGATAAATCCATTCCATAATTGGTAAGCCAATTAATCATAGAAGAAGAATTTTGAGCTAAAATTTTTACTAAACTTTTGTTATTTGTATTTTGACCACCTTCTAGAGTATCTTTTATGAAGAGGTCTGTATGATCTTGTATTCCTTTTTCTTTTTGATATGCAGTTCCTGAGGCATTGATTCCTCCTGTAGCGTATTTTGTATTTCCACCTAAAATAGGCAGCTTTTCTACTAAAAGCACTTGTGCACCTTTTTCTTTAGCTTCAATAGCAGAAGTTAAACCTGCACCTCCACTACCTACAACTACAATATCTGTATGAATATCATTTATTTTATTTTTTTTAGTAGAAGTAATAGGTACAATTGAAATCCCAGATTTCTTTATAGCATCTTCTATAGCAGCTTTTATGGTTTGACTGCTTTGAGTAGCTCCAGCTACATCATCTATATCAGCACTATTTTTTTCTATGACTTGTTTAGATATATAAGAAAAAACCTTTTGTCCCATACTAGATTCATTATTTTTTAATATCTCAATATTTATAATTTCATTATTTTCTATAGATAGAGCTACTTGTACTTTACCATTTTTGCCCATAGATTCTCCTATATATTTACCTTCTAGCTCAACAGATGGGTGATCTCTCATATGACGATATCCTATAACAAATAAGGTAAGCAAAAAACCAATGATAAGAAATATTAGTATTTCTTTAGTTTGTTTTTTCATTCTAACAACTCCTCTCTAAGATTAGAACAATCTATAATATATATAATTTCAAAATAAAGCATATCATAAAAATAAATTTACATAAATAAAATTTTATAAATTGTATATATAATATTTAAAAAATTCGACATTTTTTTTAAAAAAGATTACAATATATATAATTATTTTAATAGAATGATTATACAAAAAGATTATAAGAATAAAAAAAAGAGGATTTTTATTTAAAAAAAGTAAACGTTTACCTCGAGAGGTAATATATACAATATAAATCAAGAACAAGGTGATAATTAATAAAATAATATAAAAGTAATAGATATAAATTATAGTAGAGGACGATTCTATAGGAACGTTCTAGGGAGGAAAAAATAAGAATGCATCCACTCAATTGGCTAAGGGATTTTTTTGAAAAGAATAATGTAATCAAAAAATTATTTACTGGAAATCGGGAAAAAGATTATAAGAAATATAATAAGAAGATACAGATGGCAATTGATACGATACCTAACCCTGTTATTTATAAAGATTATAAGGGGGTATATAAATGTATAAATACAGCTTATATGGATTATATGGGATTTACAAGAGAAGAAGTAATAGGAAAAAAAATATATGATATTCTTCCTAAGGACTTAGCAGATGTACACTCTAAAATAGATGAAGAGGTTTCAAAAACAAAAAAGAAAAAAATATATGAATCTAAGTTAAGACATTTAGATGGAACATTACATCAGGTTCTTTTTACAAAGGGGCCTATTTTAGATGATCAAGGACATGTTATGGGGATTATAGGTGTATTAGTAGATATTACAGAAAGAATCAATGCAGAAAATAAGATAAAAAAATTATTAAAACTGCAAGAGAGAATGATAGAAGTGAATCATGCGATTATAGAATCTGCAAATATAGAAGAATTACTTCGATTGATTTTAGATAAAATTATTGGATGTATGGAAAATGCTCATGGAGGTTCTATTCTTACTTTAGATCAAAAAGATAATCTAAAAATTATAGTTTCTAAAGGATATGATGAAGGATCTAAAGATTTTTCTATTCCATTAAAAGAATCTTGTCAATGGTATGAATCCAAAGGAGTTTGGGATAAAATTATTTGTATTGATGATATAGATGAAAAAAAAGAAAGAAAATTTAAATTTATAGACGTAAAAGAAAAAATGAAATCTTTTATGAGTGCTCCTATTGTAATAGATGGAAAGTTAAAAGGATTTGTAAATGTAGATAGTCACAAAAAATATGCATTTGATCAAACAGACATAGAGCTTATGAAATACATGAAAAATCAAGTGGAACTTGCTATGAGTAAATATAAGCTTTATGAAACAGCTATGTACCTTTCTAAATATGATACATTAACAAATGTATATAATAGAGGATATTTTCAAGAACAATTTAATATATACCAGAAAAAAGCTATGGAAGATCATGAATATTTTTCTGTAATTTTATTTGATTTAAATGGACTTAAATTTGTAAATGATCATTATGGACACTTATCAGGAGATATATTAATCAAAGAATTTTCCTCTTTTATGAAAAGGAAATTTAAAAACTTAGGTATATTTGCAAGGTATGGAGGAGATGAATTTATTGCTTTAGTTCATGAAAAAGATATGGAGAAGATTCATGAAAAGATGGATGAATCTATCTATTATTTTAAAAACAATCCTATCCTATTTGATGACCAAAAGGTAGTCTGTAGTTTTAGTTATGGAATTGCAAGTTTTCCTCAAGATGGAAAATGTTATGATGATTTAATAAAAATTGCTGATCAGAATATGTACTTATATAAACAAAAAATAAAAGAAATAGATTCTAAAAGTATCATTGACAAAAAATAGAATAGGTCATAATATGGAATAAAGCATGTCAATAAAGGAGATTATCATGGAGATAAATGACTGGTATATCATTTTTTTAGGAATATTATCAATAGTATTTGGAACTTTTATTATTTTTAAAAAGCAAATGATTATATCAGGAAAGATATGTATAGTAGTATATGCTTTATTTATACTTTTTTCTACAGTAGAGTTAAAAGAAAATTTTATGGTGATGATATGGACATATTTACTTTTTTATATTATGTGGATTCCTCGGATGAAAGGTGATTATACAATATATAATGTAGAAAAAATAAAAGTGATTGAATTGATAGAGAATATTTTTAAAAAAAGGAATATGCCATATAAAATAGATGAAGAAGGAATTATTCTTACAGAAGAATATAAAGAGACAAAACCTTATTTAGGAGCAAAAGAGAGCGTAAAGATCTATAACAAAAGAATTGATTTTAATAATGATGAAAAGAATAGAGCGGTTTCACTTAATATAAAAGATATACAAAAGACAGATCTTCATTATGAAATTATAGCAGAGATCAAGAAAAATCTTTCTATTTTAAAAAGTAAAAAAAGAGGGAAAGAAGGAATTGTATATATTGTATTAGGAATCTACTTTATTGCTATAGTATTATGGGAAAAATATTATTTATTATAAGAGCCGTAGGCTCTTTCTTTTTTGCATAATACGAATTCTTTGTTAGGGTTGATACCATAAATATAGATATGTTATGATAAATAGGTATTTAACAAGTTTCGATAAAAAAAGAAGAATAACGACATTTTTATAGAAGAAAGTTTATGTAGTAAGGAA from Inediibacterium massiliense includes the following:
- a CDS encoding flavocytochrome c, whose product is MKKQTKEILIFLIIGFLLTLFVIGYRHMRDHPSVELEGKYIGESMGKNGKVQVALSIENNEIINIEILKNNESSMGQKVFSYISKQVIEKNSADIDDVAGATQSSQTIKAAIEDAIKKSGISIVPITSTKKNKINDIHTDIVVVGSGGAGLTSAIEAKEKGAQVLLVEKLPILGGNTKYATGGINASGTAYQKEKGIQDHTDLFIKDTLEGGQNTNNKSLVKILAQNSSSMINWLTNYGMDLSDVGRLGGASVDRAHRPKGGAPVGEMLFSTLEKTARSKGVEIRTGSKATKILFDNNKVTGIEVQNLEGNTYKIYAKGVIIATGGFGANKDMVSSYRKDLKEFGTTNSPGATGDGINLLETLNSSIIDMTEIQIHPTVVFGTNYMITEAVRGNGAILINQDGKRFVNELDTRDVVSQNILAQKEKAAFLIFDENVRKSLKAIDDYDKEGLLIKGKTLKELGQNLKINENTLQKTLTTYNTYVEKQEDHDFHRSSLQTKIEQSNFYGIKVSPAIHYTMGGVKINEKAQVIDNNGKIIKNLYAAGEVTGGVHGKNRLGGNSLADILVFGKIAADTACEEIK
- a CDS encoding sensor domain-containing diguanylate cyclase, which codes for MHPLNWLRDFFEKNNVIKKLFTGNREKDYKKYNKKIQMAIDTIPNPVIYKDYKGVYKCINTAYMDYMGFTREEVIGKKIYDILPKDLADVHSKIDEEVSKTKKKKIYESKLRHLDGTLHQVLFTKGPILDDQGHVMGIIGVLVDITERINAENKIKKLLKLQERMIEVNHAIIESANIEELLRLILDKIIGCMENAHGGSILTLDQKDNLKIIVSKGYDEGSKDFSIPLKESCQWYESKGVWDKIICIDDIDEKKERKFKFIDVKEKMKSFMSAPIVIDGKLKGFVNVDSHKKYAFDQTDIELMKYMKNQVELAMSKYKLYETAMYLSKYDTLTNVYNRGYFQEQFNIYQKKAMEDHEYFSVILFDLNGLKFVNDHYGHLSGDILIKEFSSFMKRKFKNLGIFARYGGDEFIALVHEKDMEKIHEKMDESIYYFKNNPILFDDQKVVCSFSYGIASFPQDGKCYDDLIKIADQNMYLYKQKIKEIDSKSIIDKK